A genomic region of Fluviispira vulneris contains the following coding sequences:
- a CDS encoding ABC transporter transmembrane domain-containing protein, protein MIKSKKNYEDSSTFFSRILFLWVNPIVRLGKKKPLEENDLLDIPKLDNIEASYLNLKYAYKKNFSKKNALLISLLDLHLKKVILVSFICLLSLFLNIYVTFILKDIILHIQENDINIVRGIYLSIKICLIVFLANMLVQHSYHIVLRLGCRLKASICGIIYEKSLNLSKDTRDRLKSGEIVNLMVIDNARIYNFASQFHHLWVLPIQLIAIISILFYAIGFAVLPAILMFFLLLLLSFKLSKKIFNIKKELLNISDLRVSYMSDILNSIKIIKYYTWEKFFTKEVLREREKELNFLKLLAKNSAVLNTIFIATPIIFAIMTFGFSILLNNNLSLSVIFSSIALFSLLKPIMTQLPQVITNLIDASVSLKRIQNFMSLAEKKENFQTDSIPKGNIIFKDASFKNSDDSIFCLKNCNLNIISGELVIIVGSVGCGKTTLLNAILGEAIKINGKIKYNGKISYVPQVPWLINKTLKENILFKNDENFDRYHKSIYCAALENDILNFEAGDSIEIGENGVNLSGGQKQRVNIARAIYNDSDIYLFDDIFSSIDANTSDIIFERSILLELKHKTRVLVTHKHEYTKFADKVIYMENGLIKKIASNPQNENKIDMFYSVKSKEKNKYLMRGMINSNLNNNNSRNNFSDINLNMHEFDEQNNEKLQFQKIIMDEDRNFGKIDKNFYTTYIKAIVPGLFIYVMFFLFLFKEIFSALADAWLGYWSANRFLTENYFLITYFSLGILGIIFSYLRSYSVLKNGVLAAKNFHDKLFDGVIYAPLKFFNSNPIGRILNRFGKDLENIDLYLPQNFQEFFASIFTIFSTILILIFISPYCIFGIIPILFIYYSIQSMYFSSSIEARRLDSVTRSPVYAYFSETLAGIQSIRIYQVQKKFIYENIDLIEKNQKAYYTIISLNRWLALRVEFIGCGILFLTVVTSLAIHSYINTGLLGMAITYSLMINSVLNWSVRMYAELASGMNSIERVSNYSKILPEKYNGDIPEKDWPIKGEISFVNIVLKYENNMKPILRNINFHFNEGEKIGIVGRTGAGKSSLINALFRCVEPLSGKIIIDGKNISDVSLTALRKSISIIPQDPILFTGTLRKNLDPFHEFDNNKIWEAVAYAQIEKALPELLNLGLDTPVLECGSNFSIGQRQLICLARSILRENKILILDEATASLDFETDGIIQRIIQQVFSKCTVITIAHRVTTVFDCDRVLVMDRGCIVEFDSPEILRKKENGYFWQLCHE, encoded by the coding sequence ATGATAAAATCAAAAAAAAACTATGAAGACTCATCTACATTTTTTTCTCGGATTCTTTTTCTTTGGGTGAATCCAATTGTTCGTCTAGGCAAAAAAAAACCGTTAGAAGAAAATGATTTACTTGATATTCCTAAGCTTGACAATATAGAAGCAAGTTATTTAAATTTAAAATATGCTTATAAAAAAAATTTTTCAAAGAAAAATGCATTACTCATATCACTCTTAGATTTACATTTAAAAAAAGTAATACTGGTATCATTTATATGTTTATTAAGCTTATTTTTAAATATATATGTTACTTTTATTTTGAAAGATATTATATTACATATTCAAGAAAACGACATAAATATAGTAAGAGGAATATATTTATCAATAAAAATCTGTTTAATTGTTTTTTTAGCAAATATGCTTGTTCAGCATTCATATCATATTGTTTTACGCTTAGGATGTCGATTAAAAGCATCTATTTGTGGGATTATTTATGAAAAATCATTAAATTTATCTAAAGACACTCGCGATCGCTTAAAAAGTGGAGAGATCGTAAATTTAATGGTAATTGACAATGCTAGAATCTATAATTTTGCTTCACAGTTTCATCACTTATGGGTATTGCCTATTCAGCTTATAGCAATTATCAGCATATTATTTTACGCAATTGGTTTTGCTGTTTTGCCTGCCATACTTATGTTTTTTTTATTATTGCTATTGTCTTTTAAGTTATCAAAAAAAATATTCAATATTAAAAAAGAACTTTTAAATATAAGTGATTTAAGAGTTTCATATATGAGTGATATTCTAAATAGTATAAAAATAATAAAGTATTACACTTGGGAAAAATTCTTCACTAAAGAGGTTTTAAGAGAGAGAGAAAAGGAGCTCAATTTTTTAAAATTGTTAGCAAAAAATTCAGCGGTTTTAAATACGATATTTATTGCAACACCAATTATTTTTGCAATCATGACCTTTGGTTTTTCGATCCTTCTTAATAATAACTTAAGTTTATCTGTTATATTTTCATCGATAGCATTATTTTCTTTATTAAAACCTATTATGACACAACTACCACAAGTAATAACAAATCTTATAGATGCATCTGTCTCCTTAAAAAGAATTCAGAATTTTATGTCTCTAGCAGAAAAGAAAGAAAACTTTCAAACTGATTCAATACCAAAAGGTAATATTATTTTTAAAGATGCTTCGTTTAAAAACTCAGATGATTCAATTTTCTGTCTGAAAAATTGTAATTTAAATATTATTTCTGGCGAACTTGTAATAATTGTAGGCTCGGTTGGTTGTGGAAAAACTACCCTTTTAAACGCAATCTTGGGCGAAGCAATAAAAATAAATGGTAAGATTAAATACAATGGTAAAATTTCTTATGTACCTCAAGTGCCATGGTTAATAAATAAGACATTAAAAGAAAATATTCTTTTTAAGAATGATGAGAATTTTGATAGATATCATAAGAGTATTTATTGTGCAGCTTTAGAAAATGATATTTTAAATTTTGAAGCGGGTGATTCAATAGAAATTGGTGAAAATGGGGTTAATCTATCTGGCGGACAAAAACAAAGAGTAAATATTGCAAGAGCAATTTATAATGATTCTGATATTTACTTATTTGATGATATTTTTAGCTCTATTGATGCTAATACGAGCGATATCATTTTTGAAAGAAGTATTTTGTTAGAGCTTAAGCATAAAACCAGGGTCTTAGTCACACACAAACATGAATATACAAAATTTGCTGATAAAGTAATTTATATGGAAAATGGACTAATAAAAAAAATAGCATCTAACCCTCAGAACGAAAACAAAATAGACATGTTTTATAGCGTAAAATCAAAAGAGAAGAATAAATATTTGATGAGAGGGATGATAAACTCTAATTTAAACAATAACAATTCAAGAAATAACTTTTCTGATATAAATTTGAATATGCATGAATTTGATGAGCAGAATAATGAAAAGCTTCAATTTCAGAAGATTATAATGGATGAAGATAGAAATTTTGGAAAAATCGATAAAAACTTTTACACCACATACATTAAAGCAATTGTACCTGGGTTATTTATATATGTAATGTTTTTCTTGTTTCTGTTCAAAGAAATTTTTTCAGCTTTAGCAGATGCTTGGCTAGGTTATTGGAGTGCGAATAGATTTTTAACGGAAAATTATTTTCTGATAACATATTTTTCTTTGGGTATATTGGGAATTATTTTTTCATATTTAAGATCTTATTCTGTATTGAAAAATGGGGTTTTAGCTGCTAAAAATTTTCATGATAAATTGTTCGACGGTGTAATCTATGCTCCATTAAAATTTTTTAATAGCAATCCTATTGGGCGAATATTGAATAGATTTGGAAAAGATTTAGAAAATATCGACCTTTACTTACCACAGAACTTTCAAGAGTTTTTTGCTTCGATTTTTACAATATTCTCAACAATTCTTATTCTAATATTTATTAGTCCATATTGTATTTTTGGTATTATTCCAATTTTATTTATCTACTATAGTATTCAATCGATGTATTTTTCATCTTCAATAGAAGCAAGAAGGCTTGATTCTGTAACAAGAAGTCCAGTTTATGCATACTTTTCAGAGACTCTTGCAGGAATACAGAGTATTCGAATATATCAAGTTCAAAAAAAATTTATCTATGAAAATATAGATTTAATTGAAAAAAATCAAAAAGCTTATTATACTATTATTTCCCTCAATAGATGGTTGGCGTTAAGAGTCGAATTTATCGGTTGTGGTATTTTATTTTTAACTGTTGTTACCTCATTAGCTATACATTCTTATATAAATACAGGTTTGCTAGGTATGGCTATTACTTATTCATTGATGATCAACTCAGTTTTGAATTGGTCAGTTCGAATGTATGCTGAGCTTGCATCTGGAATGAATTCAATTGAGAGAGTTTCAAACTATTCAAAGATTTTACCAGAAAAATATAATGGTGATATTCCTGAAAAAGATTGGCCAATTAAAGGAGAAATATCTTTTGTAAATATTGTTTTAAAATATGAAAATAATATGAAACCAATTTTGCGAAACATTAATTTTCATTTTAATGAAGGTGAAAAAATAGGTATTGTTGGAAGAACAGGAGCAGGAAAAAGTAGCTTAATAAATGCGCTGTTTCGTTGTGTAGAGCCATTGTCAGGTAAAATTATAATTGATGGGAAAAATATTAGTGATGTATCGCTAACTGCTCTTAGAAAAAGTATATCAATAATACCACAAGATCCGATTTTATTTACTGGTACTCTGCGTAAGAATTTAGATCCTTTTCATGAATTTGATAATAATAAAATATGGGAAGCTGTTGCTTATGCTCAAATCGAGAAAGCTCTGCCTGAGTTATTAAATTTAGGTTTAGACACTCCTGTGTTAGAATGTGGAAGCAATTTTAGTATTGGTCAAAGGCAGCTGATCTGTTTAGCCAGATCAATTTTACGCGAGAATAAAATTCTTATATTAGATGAAGCAACTGCGAGCCTCGATTTTGAAACAGATGGGATTATTCAAAGAATAATTCAACAGGTTTTTTCAAAATGTACAGTTATTACAATAGCTCATCGAGTGACGACCGTTTTTGATTGCGATAGAGTCTTAGTTATGGATAGAGGTTGTATCGTTGAATTTGACTCGCCAGAGATTTTACGGAAAAAAGAGAATGGTTATTTCTGGCAATTGTGTCATGAATAG
- a CDS encoding cupin domain-containing protein, whose amino-acid sequence MYQFKLPNGIVLYKWPHKVDPTEELMKNELISLGFKAYDLQTCPPWFERSSHAHNYEEIRAAVEGCITFHFAEFPITIEAGDIVIIPPGIPHEAISHNSKPFKAFKGSRSGERSVTEFGDGRGSIEDLERQKINKG is encoded by the coding sequence ATGTATCAATTTAAGTTACCAAATGGAATTGTATTATATAAATGGCCTCATAAAGTAGATCCTACAGAAGAACTGATGAAAAATGAATTAATTAGTTTAGGATTTAAAGCTTATGATTTGCAAACGTGTCCTCCTTGGTTTGAGCGGAGTAGCCATGCTCACAATTATGAAGAGATTCGTGCTGCAGTTGAGGGGTGTATCACATTTCACTTCGCAGAATTTCCTATCACAATCGAAGCAGGTGATATAGTTATTATTCCACCAGGGATTCCACATGAGGCTATTTCACATAATTCGAAACCATTTAAGGCTTTTAAGGGGAGTCGTTCCGGCGAACGTAGCGTCACTGAATTTGGTGATGGACGGGGAAGTATAGAAGATTTAGAAAGACAAAAGATAAATAAAGGGTAG
- a CDS encoding Tex family protein: MAIKEILLTQEILSDISNDLKLPKNQVENTLNLILDDCTIPFIARYRKEVTNGLDEVQIRDIRDKFEYIFALNERKDAILRSITEQGKLNPELQAKILSCKVKSDLEDLYLPFKPKKRTRGQIASERGLAPLAEEILKQESSLIDLAPLFSAYIGKHDDLTNLEIVIQGTKDYIAENVSEIAEMRKELRHWMYENAIFKSEVREEHKDKKTKYNNYYSFTEPAKSIAAHRLMALRRGEKEEILKVTFDFDIEIPKSMIASHVIKSTASDVVKNFLTECISESYTRIISPSLETELRLETKTFAEEEAIFVFGKNLRNLLLLPPIPKRIVLGIDPGLRTGSKIVVVDGTGKLLDYSTIYPIHDEDLDKPKNKNSVDILLNLIKKHSVELISIGNGTAGREMEAFVEKALATDKALNPRIVIVNEAGASVYSASDIAREEFPDLDITYRGAVSIARRLQDPLAELVKIDPKSIGVGQYQHDVNQSRLKKQLSEVVESCVNYVGVNLNTASPSLLSYVAGIGPSLAKSIVRHRDANGEFKDRKKLFEVMGFGSKTFEQSAGFLRIPESENKLDNTGVHPETYSIIEKISSDLSISVNELLGKREIISKIKLDNYVTEEVGLPTLQDIVKELLKPGRDPREEGAKQSYNREVRDFNHLKEGQVLTGTVTNVTNFGAFVDIGVHQDGLIHISELSNQFIKDLSQAITVGQQVKVKVIGIDKERKRISLSKRACEENTHNVTNNTQNQSNRSGASTEQNSRSNFNNKGRDDNRRNQATSFSPRKNNSQENSNRSMNKEPEKPASLTDLLSKFNSNRV; the protein is encoded by the coding sequence ATGGCTATAAAAGAAATTCTTCTCACTCAAGAAATATTATCAGATATTTCAAATGATTTAAAATTACCTAAAAATCAGGTTGAAAATACTCTTAATCTTATCCTTGATGACTGCACAATACCATTTATTGCTCGATATAGGAAAGAAGTAACAAACGGCCTTGATGAAGTTCAAATTCGAGATATTCGCGATAAATTCGAATATATCTTTGCTTTGAACGAAAGAAAAGATGCAATACTCAGATCGATTACAGAACAAGGTAAATTAAATCCTGAGCTACAAGCAAAAATTCTTTCTTGCAAAGTAAAATCTGATCTTGAAGATCTTTATTTACCATTTAAACCTAAAAAGCGTACTAGAGGTCAAATTGCTTCTGAAAGAGGTTTAGCACCACTTGCAGAAGAAATACTAAAGCAAGAATCTTCACTTATCGATTTAGCACCCTTATTTTCTGCATATATTGGTAAACATGATGATCTTACAAATTTAGAAATAGTTATACAAGGTACAAAAGACTATATTGCAGAAAATGTATCTGAAATTGCAGAGATGAGAAAAGAATTGCGTCATTGGATGTATGAGAATGCAATTTTTAAATCTGAAGTTAGAGAAGAACATAAAGATAAGAAAACAAAATATAACAATTATTATTCTTTTACTGAACCTGCTAAGTCAATTGCAGCCCATAGACTCATGGCTCTTCGCCGTGGTGAAAAAGAAGAAATTTTAAAAGTTACTTTTGATTTTGATATTGAAATACCAAAATCAATGATTGCAAGCCACGTTATAAAAAGCACAGCTTCAGATGTTGTGAAAAACTTTTTAACAGAGTGTATATCAGAAAGTTACACAAGAATTATTTCTCCAAGTCTTGAGACTGAATTGCGTTTAGAAACAAAAACATTTGCTGAAGAAGAAGCTATTTTTGTTTTTGGAAAGAATTTACGGAATTTGTTATTACTCCCGCCAATTCCAAAACGTATTGTTTTAGGAATAGATCCAGGTTTAAGAACAGGAAGTAAAATAGTTGTTGTTGATGGGACAGGGAAACTTCTTGATTACTCAACTATTTATCCAATCCATGATGAAGATCTTGATAAACCAAAAAACAAAAATTCAGTTGATATTTTATTAAATTTAATAAAAAAACATTCAGTTGAATTGATTTCAATTGGAAATGGAACAGCTGGTCGCGAAATGGAAGCTTTTGTTGAAAAAGCATTGGCAACTGATAAAGCATTAAATCCGCGAATTGTAATTGTAAACGAAGCCGGAGCAAGTGTTTATTCAGCGAGTGACATTGCACGTGAAGAATTTCCAGATCTCGATATCACTTATCGCGGAGCCGTAAGTATTGCGCGTAGACTTCAAGATCCGCTTGCTGAACTTGTAAAAATCGATCCCAAAAGCATTGGGGTTGGCCAATATCAACACGATGTAAATCAAAGTCGTTTAAAGAAACAATTGAGCGAAGTTGTTGAGAGTTGTGTGAACTATGTTGGTGTTAACTTAAATACTGCTAGTCCAAGTCTTCTTTCTTATGTTGCAGGTATTGGGCCAAGTTTAGCAAAAAGCATTGTTAGACATAGAGATGCAAATGGAGAGTTCAAAGATAGAAAAAAATTATTTGAAGTCATGGGATTTGGTTCCAAAACATTTGAGCAGTCTGCAGGATTTTTAAGAATTCCGGAAAGTGAAAATAAACTTGATAACACAGGTGTTCACCCAGAAACTTATTCTATTATTGAAAAAATTTCATCTGATTTATCTATTTCAGTTAATGAACTATTGGGTAAAAGAGAGATAATTTCTAAAATTAAACTTGATAATTATGTAACAGAAGAAGTTGGATTGCCAACTTTACAAGATATTGTCAAAGAGCTGTTAAAGCCAGGCCGAGATCCTCGTGAAGAAGGAGCTAAACAATCTTACAACCGTGAAGTGCGCGACTTTAATCATTTGAAAGAAGGCCAAGTCTTAACGGGGACTGTAACTAATGTAACAAATTTTGGAGCTTTTGTTGACATTGGGGTTCATCAAGATGGTTTAATTCATATATCTGAACTCTCAAATCAATTTATTAAAGATTTATCACAGGCGATAACTGTTGGACAACAAGTGAAAGTTAAGGTTATCGGTATTGATAAAGAAAGAAAAAGAATATCTCTTTCTAAGCGCGCTTGTGAAGAAAATACACATAATGTAACAAACAATACTCAGAATCAGTCTAATCGCTCAGGTGCTTCAACTGAACAGAATTCCCGATCTAATTTTAATAATAAAGGAAGGGATGATAACAGAAGAAATCAGGCAACAAGCTTTTCTCCAAGAAAAAATAATTCACAAGAGAATAGCAATCGCTCTATGAATAAAGAGCCTGAAAAACCTGCAAGTCTAACTGATCTATTAAGTAAGTTTAATTCAAATAGAGTTTAA
- a CDS encoding M14 family zinc carboxypeptidase — protein sequence MAIAPNSSKFKFKPLILFINFLISQNIFASYFPLEFEEVNPLPFSLNSFPTALYNLSGLPINALQVLNDSYRLRMQKQISDLCQRVDYTYKKLDWGKSPCFSLPLTYNYVSENGKPLVYWEFADNSSGFDESQRRNVTLILGGVHPDELTPVHLAFQFAEALNKNPNLYKDSRVIIAPLVNPDGFFANPPKRTNANGVDLNRNFPTTTWSKYAYQIWYNSKDRDKRKFPGRFPNSEQGTRFQADLINKFQPNKVISIHAPLAFLDLDYEIPKLLTIGPQTEQQKKARNLTELLSRSAGNYKIKDFGIYPGSLGNYAGNERVIPTITLELSSSNPKLVKKFWRDFSPGIFKALKYEFKKHQLDDLQASALWKTLN from the coding sequence ATGGCTATTGCTCCAAATTCGAGCAAATTCAAATTCAAACCATTAATACTATTCATTAATTTTCTCATAAGCCAAAATATTTTTGCCTCATATTTTCCTCTAGAATTTGAAGAGGTTAACCCTTTACCGTTTAGTTTGAATAGTTTCCCCACAGCTCTCTACAATCTCAGCGGCTTACCTATCAATGCTTTACAGGTTTTGAATGACTCATATCGTTTAAGAATGCAAAAACAAATCTCTGATTTATGTCAAAGAGTTGATTACACTTACAAAAAACTTGATTGGGGTAAAAGCCCCTGCTTTTCCTTACCTTTAACCTATAATTATGTGAGTGAAAATGGAAAACCGTTAGTATACTGGGAGTTTGCAGATAATTCATCTGGTTTTGATGAAAGCCAAAGACGCAATGTCACTCTCATTTTAGGAGGAGTGCATCCAGATGAACTCACACCAGTTCATCTGGCATTCCAATTTGCAGAAGCCTTAAATAAAAATCCTAACCTATATAAAGATTCAAGAGTTATCATTGCACCACTTGTGAATCCAGACGGATTTTTTGCAAATCCCCCTAAAAGAACGAATGCTAATGGAGTTGATTTAAATAGAAATTTCCCAACAACCACTTGGAGTAAATACGCTTATCAAATATGGTATAACTCAAAAGATCGGGATAAGAGAAAGTTTCCTGGAAGATTTCCGAACTCTGAGCAAGGAACACGCTTTCAAGCAGACTTAATAAACAAATTTCAGCCAAATAAAGTTATATCTATTCATGCTCCCCTTGCATTTCTCGACTTAGATTACGAAATACCTAAACTTCTAACAATTGGACCACAAACTGAGCAACAGAAAAAGGCTCGCAATTTAACAGAGCTTCTATCTAGAAGTGCTGGCAATTATAAAATAAAAGACTTTGGAATTTATCCAGGTAGTTTAGGTAACTATGCAGGTAATGAAAGAGTAATTCCAACCATAACTTTAGAATTGAGTAGCAGCAATCCTAAACTTGTGAAGAAATTTTGGCGGGATTTTTCTCCTGGAATTTTTAAAGCACTTAAATATGAATTTAAAAAACATCAATTAGATGATCTTCAAGCCTCTGCTCTCTGGAAAACCCTGAATTGA
- the gloB gene encoding hydroxyacylglutathione hydrolase, translating to MKIELLPVLNDNYIFILIDELKSEAAVIDPAEAKPVIQFLETNNLKLTHIFNTHHHADHIGGNKKLCEFYKNVKVYAGEKDSGRIGKQDFFLKHGDKINFADEIANIYYVPGHTLGHICYHFLLKNGESHLFIGDTIFSGGCGKIFEGTFEQMFSSLSFIRDSVPDNTFVWCSHEYTLENYLILECLEPQNLNIKAKIQNIISLREKNLPTIPCLMSEEKILNSLLRWDDPNLRKTLSTKSSLETFIAVRKFRDSPPKVKYPF from the coding sequence ATGAAAATCGAACTGCTTCCTGTTTTAAATGACAATTATATTTTTATATTAATTGATGAATTAAAATCAGAAGCAGCCGTTATAGATCCAGCAGAAGCAAAACCAGTAATCCAATTCTTAGAAACAAATAATCTAAAATTAACTCATATTTTTAACACCCACCATCATGCTGATCATATTGGTGGGAATAAAAAACTTTGTGAATTTTATAAAAATGTTAAAGTATATGCAGGAGAAAAGGATTCTGGAAGAATTGGTAAGCAAGATTTTTTCTTAAAACATGGTGATAAAATTAATTTTGCGGATGAAATTGCAAATATTTATTATGTTCCTGGACATACATTGGGTCACATTTGCTATCATTTTCTTTTGAAAAATGGTGAGAGTCATTTATTTATAGGTGACACTATATTTTCTGGAGGTTGTGGGAAAATATTTGAAGGCACTTTTGAACAAATGTTTTCCTCACTTTCTTTTATTCGTGACTCCGTGCCTGATAATACATTTGTTTGGTGTTCTCATGAATATACATTGGAAAATTATTTGATTCTTGAATGCCTTGAACCACAGAATTTAAATATCAAAGCTAAAATACAAAACATAATTTCGTTAAGAGAAAAAAATTTACCCACAATACCTTGTTTAATGTCAGAAGAAAAAATATTAAATAGTTTATTGCGTTGGGATGATCCCAATTTGAGAAAGACTTTATCTACTAAAAGTAGCTTAGAAACTTTTATTGCAGTGCGAAAATTTAGAGACAGTCCGCCAAAAGTGAAATACCCTTTTTAA
- the ndk gene encoding nucleoside-diphosphate kinase — MIMERTFSIIKPDGVKRNIIGKILTKIEESGLRIVATKTMHMSRREAEQFYAVHSARPFFGELCEYMTSGPVVVSVLEGANAVSAYRELMGATDPSKANKGTIRADFGLSIGENTVHGSDSLENAAIEVAYFFSGTELVNSAK; from the coding sequence ATAATTATGGAAAGAACCTTTTCAATCATCAAGCCAGATGGTGTAAAAAGAAATATTATAGGCAAAATTCTCACTAAGATAGAAGAAAGTGGGCTTCGCATTGTTGCTACGAAGACAATGCACATGTCTCGTCGCGAAGCTGAGCAATTCTACGCAGTTCACTCAGCCCGTCCTTTCTTTGGCGAACTTTGTGAATATATGACTTCTGGCCCTGTGGTTGTATCCGTTCTTGAAGGAGCAAACGCTGTCTCAGCTTACCGTGAACTCATGGGGGCAACAGATCCTTCAAAGGCAAATAAGGGAACAATTCGTGCGGATTTTGGCCTCAGTATTGGTGAAAACACTGTACATGGTTCAGACTCTCTCGAAAATGCTGCAATTGAAGTTGCGTATTTCTTTTCTGGAACAGAACTTGTAAATTCTGCAAAATAA
- a CDS encoding HAD family hydrolase translates to MNYYFFDLDGTLEDSREDMSRSVNAVREILGLNLREIDDIKKHVNRGMHDLYLSCFDDYFSTCSQYEIAYEKVKTEYEKHYLENICISSFCYENIKIVLEELAKKSKIIVITNKPEKHSRALLVSLGINQYITDVMGGDSCAEMKPSPLPLQISAKRNNFSFENDKAYMVGDSAGDIQAGKAFGAKTIWCSFGYNTSYGSIIPDYTINSPHELLTLAME, encoded by the coding sequence ATGAATTATTATTTTTTTGATCTTGATGGAACCCTTGAAGATTCTCGCGAAGATATGTCTCGTTCAGTTAATGCTGTTAGAGAAATATTAGGATTAAATCTAAGAGAAATTGATGATATAAAAAAGCATGTCAATCGGGGGATGCATGATTTATATCTTTCATGCTTTGATGATTATTTTTCAACCTGTTCTCAATATGAAATTGCTTATGAAAAAGTTAAAACAGAATATGAGAAACATTATCTAGAAAATATTTGTATATCGAGTTTTTGTTATGAGAATATTAAAATTGTTTTGGAAGAATTAGCTAAAAAATCAAAAATAATTGTGATAACTAATAAACCTGAAAAGCATTCTAGAGCACTTTTGGTAAGTTTAGGGATAAATCAATATATTACGGATGTTATGGGTGGCGACAGTTGCGCCGAAATGAAACCCAGTCCCCTACCTTTGCAAATTTCAGCTAAGCGCAACAATTTTTCTTTTGAAAATGACAAAGCTTACATGGTTGGAGATAGCGCAGGTGACATTCAGGCAGGGAAGGCTTTTGGTGCAAAGACAATATGGTGTTCGTTCGGATACAATACAAGCTACGGTTCCATAATTCCCGATTATACTATCAACTCGCCTCATGAACTTTTGACTTTAGCAATGGAATAA
- a CDS encoding NifU family protein: MKNSVQYNNVKSFIDEKISPGVAAHGGEVNIISLDNNILTLELSGSCGSCSIQAYTSESISNYILEEFPDLEDVIVTD, translated from the coding sequence ATGAAAAACTCAGTTCAGTATAATAATGTAAAAAGTTTTATAGATGAAAAAATATCACCAGGTGTGGCTGCACATGGTGGAGAGGTTAATATTATTAGCCTTGATAATAATATTTTAACTTTGGAGCTCTCAGGATCTTGTGGGAGTTGCTCTATACAAGCTTATACATCTGAGTCAATTTCTAATTATATATTAGAAGAATTCCCTGATTTAGAAGATGTTATCGTAACAGACTAA